The following coding sequences are from one Selenomonas sputigena ATCC 35185 window:
- a CDS encoding ATP-binding cassette domain-containing protein, giving the protein MSEKNIAAHSAKSSPHLPFLAVDHLSIDVAKKRVLDDVSLALEAGEALSIIGASGSGKSTLLRAILGLLPHEGKAIAGDILYHGTPLLKNAALQKELAGRDFAMVFQNPGNYLNQNLRVRRQYEDFLRTHGVLKKEWPALMEDRLRAVGFSEPKRVLSAYPFQLSGGERQRTATAITLTLSPKLLLLDEPTSALDPIASLEFLDRMKLHQSRGAALIFVTHNIRAGAYLGDRLLILKDGRVVETGPTQEVMEAPQEAYTKELLAAILEVKS; this is encoded by the coding sequence ATGAGCGAAAAGAACATAGCCGCGCACAGCGCGAAATCCTCGCCGCATCTGCCCTTCCTCGCCGTCGATCATCTTTCCATTGATGTGGCGAAAAAGCGCGTCCTCGACGACGTGTCGCTCGCATTGGAGGCAGGCGAGGCGCTTTCCATCATCGGTGCAAGCGGCTCGGGCAAATCGACGCTCCTGCGCGCCATCCTCGGGCTTCTGCCGCACGAGGGCAAGGCGATCGCGGGCGACATCCTCTACCACGGCACACCGCTTTTGAAGAATGCCGCGCTGCAAAAGGAACTGGCAGGGCGCGACTTCGCCATGGTCTTCCAGAATCCCGGCAACTACCTGAACCAAAACCTGCGCGTGCGCCGCCAATACGAGGACTTTCTGCGTACACACGGCGTTCTCAAGAAGGAGTGGCCGGCCCTGATGGAAGACCGCCTCAGAGCCGTCGGCTTCAGCGAGCCGAAGCGCGTGCTCAGCGCCTACCCGTTCCAACTGTCGGGCGGCGAGCGCCAGCGCACGGCGACGGCGATCACGCTCACGCTCTCGCCGAAGCTTCTCCTGCTCGACGAGCCGACGAGTGCGCTCGACCCCATCGCTTCGCTCGAATTCCTCGACCGCATGAAGCTCCACCAGTCGCGCGGCGCGGCTCTCATCTTCGTCACGCACAACATCCGCGCGGGCGCCTACCTCGGCGACCGCCTGCTGATCTTGAAGGACGGGCGCGTCGTAGAAACCGGCCCGACACAGGAAGTCATGGAAGCGCCGCAGGAAGCCTACACGAAGGAACTCTTGGCGGCGATCTTGGAGGTGAAGTCATGA
- a CDS encoding DASS family sodium-coupled anion symporter gives MNANRRNALLTIGVGIVLWFLPIPDGVTPLAWHLLAVFVATVLGFILHPLPIGAVAFIAISFSVWAGLLKTSDALAGYGNSTIWLIVCAFLYSRGFIKSGLGKRIAFRIIEAIGKSALSLGYAIALSELVISPATPSATARGGGILYPIVRSLAEALGSKPGESARRIGTYLMQVGYHTDAVTCTMFVTSMAGNPLCVALAEKTLGVQVTWMGWASAAIVPGLIALLLVPYVMMKLSPPELVHIPDAKGLAQRELSEMGPMSLAEKGLSVIFVVSLALWASSGLTGIDATPVAMGAVCLMLMLDIINWQDVIKEKGAWDAMFWMGSLMTLASALAKSGIITWIANGAGAAISSLGFDWVISCLIILLFYTYIHYAFASVTARISALYAAFIAVSVTVGAPPLLVAIVFGIFADVPISLTHYGNGCAPIYFGGDYVSQGEWWKNGFIMTTITTLIYLTIGAAWWKVLGLW, from the coding sequence ATGAACGCTAACAGAAGAAACGCTCTCCTCACGATCGGCGTCGGAATCGTCCTGTGGTTCCTGCCGATTCCTGACGGCGTCACGCCGCTCGCCTGGCATTTGCTCGCGGTCTTTGTCGCGACGGTGCTCGGCTTTATCCTGCATCCGCTGCCCATCGGCGCGGTGGCTTTCATCGCGATTTCCTTTTCCGTCTGGGCGGGGCTTTTGAAGACCTCGGACGCCCTTGCGGGCTACGGCAACAGCACGATCTGGCTGATCGTCTGCGCCTTCCTCTATTCGCGCGGCTTTATCAAGAGCGGACTCGGCAAGCGCATCGCCTTCCGCATCATCGAGGCGATCGGTAAGAGTGCGCTGTCGCTCGGCTACGCCATCGCTCTGAGCGAACTTGTGATTTCGCCCGCGACACCCTCGGCCACGGCACGCGGCGGCGGCATCCTCTATCCGATCGTGCGCTCCTTGGCAGAAGCTCTCGGCTCGAAGCCCGGCGAGAGTGCGCGGCGCATCGGCACTTATCTCATGCAGGTAGGCTACCATACGGACGCCGTGACCTGCACGATGTTCGTGACCTCGATGGCAGGCAACCCGCTCTGCGTGGCGCTCGCCGAAAAGACGCTGGGCGTCCAGGTCACATGGATGGGCTGGGCGAGCGCTGCCATCGTGCCGGGACTCATCGCGCTCCTGCTCGTTCCCTATGTCATGATGAAGCTCTCTCCACCCGAACTCGTGCACATTCCCGACGCTAAGGGACTGGCGCAGCGCGAATTGTCCGAGATGGGACCAATGAGCCTTGCCGAGAAAGGACTGTCGGTCATCTTCGTCGTCTCCCTCGCGCTCTGGGCAAGCTCGGGACTCACGGGCATCGACGCGACGCCCGTCGCCATGGGCGCGGTCTGCCTCATGCTCATGCTCGACATCATCAACTGGCAGGATGTCATCAAGGAAAAGGGCGCGTGGGATGCGATGTTCTGGATGGGTTCCTTAATGACGCTCGCCTCGGCCCTCGCAAAATCCGGCATCATCACTTGGATTGCCAACGGCGCCGGCGCGGCGATTTCCTCGCTCGGTTTTGACTGGGTCATCTCCTGCCTCATCATCCTGCTCTTCTACACTTACATCCACTATGCGTTTGCCAGCGTCACGGCGCGCATCAGTGCGCTCTATGCGGCGTTCATCGCTGTCAGCGTCACCGTCGGCGCACCGCCGCTCCTGGTCGCCATCGTCTTCGGCATTTTCGCCGATGTACCGATTTCCCTCACGCACTACGGCAACGGCTGCGCCCCCATCTACTTTGGCGGTGACTACGTCTCGCAGGGCGAATGGTGGAAGAACGGCTTCATCATGACGACCATAACGACACTGATTTACCTGACGATCGGCGCAGCTTGGTGGAAAGTCTTGGGGCTTTGGTGA
- the vapC gene encoding type II toxin-antitoxin system tRNA(fMet)-specific endonuclease VapC, with protein MRYMLDTNICIYAIKNQPTQVLQRLRSHVSEGISISSVTLAELEHGVCKSAYPERNAAALLQFLIILQILPFDAVAAREYGNICAALQKKGTPIGTMDMLIAAHARAEKLILVTNNVREFARVPDLPIENWAQ; from the coding sequence ATGAGATATATGCTAGATACCAACATCTGCATCTATGCAATAAAAAACCAACCGACGCAGGTACTGCAACGCCTTCGATCACATGTTTCTGAAGGAATTTCCATATCATCGGTCACATTGGCGGAATTGGAACATGGTGTCTGCAAAAGTGCCTATCCGGAAAGAAACGCTGCCGCTCTGCTGCAATTTTTAATCATTTTGCAAATTTTACCGTTTGATGCTGTAGCAGCAAGGGAATACGGCAACATTTGTGCTGCACTGCAAAAGAAAGGCACTCCGATTGGAACAATGGATATGTTGATTGCTGCACACGCACGCGCAGAAAAGTTGATCTTGGTCACGAATAATGTACGAGAATTTGCTCGCGTGCCGGATTTACCAATAGAAAACTGGGCACAATAA
- a CDS encoding ABC transporter ATP-binding protein, with product MTAEKRKGEMPAVHEDMRALLEVTDVKKSFDTPRGRQEVLRGVSLRLAPGEVCGIVGASGSGKSTLFRIIAGSELPDEGTVQKRGVVRMVFQDPREAFSPRMQMRDFFRTALEKAGETKAALERRILAMLAEVHLAPAVLAALPHQLSGGELQRVIIARTLLQEPDIVLFDEPTSALDVITQKEILDLIAALRLRFHFAGLFVGHELGAVQHVAERIYVLADGRFVETLAAKDLAHAKHEATLALLHASELLG from the coding sequence ATGACGGCAGAAAAGAGGAAAGGCGAAATGCCCGCCGTGCACGAAGATATGCGCGCGCTCCTTGAGGTCACGGACGTAAAGAAGTCCTTCGATACGCCGCGCGGCAGGCAAGAAGTCTTGCGCGGCGTATCGCTTCGCCTCGCGCCCGGCGAAGTCTGCGGCATCGTCGGCGCAAGCGGCTCGGGAAAATCGACGCTCTTTCGCATCATCGCAGGTTCAGAGCTGCCCGACGAAGGCACGGTGCAGAAAAGGGGCGTCGTGCGCATGGTCTTTCAAGATCCGCGCGAGGCCTTTTCGCCGCGCATGCAGATGCGCGACTTCTTCCGCACGGCGCTCGAAAAGGCAGGCGAGACGAAAGCCGCGCTCGAAAGACGCATCCTCGCCATGCTCGCCGAGGTGCATCTCGCGCCCGCCGTCCTCGCGGCCCTGCCGCACCAGCTTTCGGGCGGCGAGCTGCAGCGCGTCATCATCGCGCGAACGCTGCTCCAAGAGCCGGACATCGTGCTCTTCGACGAGCCGACGAGCGCACTCGACGTCATCACGCAGAAGGAAATCCTCGACCTCATCGCCGCGCTCCGCCTGCGCTTTCACTTCGCAGGTCTCTTCGTCGGCCACGAACTCGGCGCCGTGCAGCACGTGGCAGAGCGCATCTATGTGCTCGCGGACGGCCGCTTCGTCGAAACGCTCGCGGCGAAAGACCTCGCGCACGCCAAGCACGAAGCGACGCTCGCGCTGCTGCACGCAAGCGAGCTTCTCGGCTGA
- a CDS encoding PepSY-associated TM helix domain-containing protein has protein sequence MLLLYRLHRWISAICAAFFLLLCLTGLPLLFKEEITQWNRVEPLPHAESSSYHALWQGTSAGLDKVLEENPDKKVQAISAMPEHGLLLYRIAAKDSHGRTGRMSMGGTQIAYSPMTEQAVPWRSGAVKSPAVASLMHTLHILHLRLAMGQGGMIFLGIMCFLSFLSILGGLLLYPTFMRRRLFGGTRGGVSAGSSFDWHNFLGVVTAVWAGLLTLSGVAIVIFSVGYGAYLADVDAHAPQGDAASVRYEDMLAYAKEAFPGQDVLSMEAATGKLPATLYLTDVAHPAMFMGQKVLFSRTADGELLHFTEPLPRYLAVCASLLDLHIHNHSTILLKLFWALLDILTITVIVTGFLGWWRRCHRQKERRPVFADGRGRSLMASVWKLPALLAGLSLIGMTAPLSDTFLGNTGGALAWLLVLAVSLAAWLFAKRP, from the coding sequence ATGTTACTCCTCTATCGTCTGCACCGCTGGATCAGCGCTATCTGTGCAGCATTTTTCCTCCTGCTTTGCCTCACGGGGCTGCCTCTTCTCTTCAAGGAGGAGATCACGCAATGGAACCGTGTCGAGCCTCTGCCCCATGCGGAATCCTCCTCCTACCATGCGCTCTGGCAGGGAACTTCCGCCGGACTCGACAAGGTTCTGGAAGAGAATCCCGACAAGAAGGTGCAGGCCATCTCCGCCATGCCCGAGCACGGTCTTCTGCTCTACCGAATCGCCGCCAAGGACAGCCACGGGCGCACGGGGCGCATGAGCATGGGCGGCACGCAGATCGCCTATTCGCCCATGACGGAACAGGCCGTTCCGTGGCGCAGCGGCGCGGTGAAGTCGCCTGCCGTCGCGAGCCTCATGCACACGCTGCACATCCTGCACCTGCGGCTCGCCATGGGGCAGGGCGGTATGATCTTCCTCGGCATTATGTGTTTCCTCAGCTTCCTCTCCATTCTCGGCGGACTGCTGCTCTACCCGACGTTCATGCGCCGCCGTCTTTTCGGCGGCACGCGCGGCGGCGTCTCGGCGGGCAGTTCCTTCGACTGGCACAACTTCCTCGGCGTCGTCACGGCGGTCTGGGCGGGGCTTCTGACCTTGAGCGGCGTCGCCATCGTCATCTTCTCCGTGGGCTACGGCGCTTACCTCGCGGATGTCGACGCCCACGCGCCGCAGGGGGATGCTGCAAGTGTCCGCTACGAGGATATGCTCGCCTATGCGAAAGAAGCCTTCCCCGGGCAGGACGTCCTGAGCATGGAGGCCGCGACGGGCAAGCTCCCCGCGACGCTCTACCTGACGGATGTGGCACACCCCGCGATGTTCATGGGGCAGAAGGTGCTCTTTTCCCGCACGGCAGACGGCGAGCTCCTGCACTTCACAGAGCCGCTGCCGCGCTACTTGGCCGTCTGCGCCTCGCTGCTCGACCTTCACATCCACAACCATTCGACGATTCTCTTGAAGCTCTTTTGGGCGCTGCTCGACATTTTGACAATCACCGTCATTGTCACGGGCTTCCTCGGCTGGTGGCGTCGCTGCCACAGGCAGAAGGAGCGCCGTCCCGTCTTTGCCGACGGAAGAGGCCGCTCCCTCATGGCGTCCGTTTGGAAACTGCCGGCGCTCCTCGCGGGGCTTTCCCTCATCGGCATGACGGCACCGCTCTCGGACACCTTCCTCGGCAACACGGGCGGCGCCCTTGCCTGGCTTCTTGTCCTCGCCGTAAGCCTTGCTGCATGGCTTTTCGCCAAGCGGCCGTAA
- a CDS encoding PaaI family thioesterase yields the protein MDFPLTQRQQEIIRFYHLNPFIEYLHAAVVPKPDGAVELRLTIEPEHTNLYNIVHGGVLMTLADTAMGAAALARNKKVVTMSLSMDFMHAVPLAKTIIATGVCLHDGKHAMTLESEIKDEDGKIYAKGHGTFYVLGKFLEDEE from the coding sequence ATGGACTTCCCTTTGACCCAAAGACAGCAGGAAATCATCCGCTTCTACCATCTCAATCCGTTCATCGAATACCTGCATGCCGCCGTCGTGCCGAAGCCGGACGGCGCAGTCGAGCTTCGTCTGACGATCGAGCCCGAGCATACGAACCTCTACAACATCGTGCACGGCGGCGTTCTGATGACGCTCGCCGACACGGCGATGGGCGCGGCCGCGCTCGCGCGAAACAAGAAGGTCGTGACGATGTCGCTCTCGATGGACTTCATGCATGCCGTGCCGCTCGCCAAGACGATCATCGCGACGGGCGTCTGTCTGCACGACGGCAAGCACGCGATGACCTTGGAGAGCGAGATCAAGGACGAGGACGGCAAGATCTACGCCAAGGGACACGGCACGTTCTACGTGCTCGGCAAGTTCCTTGAAGACGAGGAGTAG
- a CDS encoding ABC transporter permease: protein MAQILLRRLLMMLVILFLLSVITFILMHTSDSDPVKLYMIRSGIIPTPELIAEVRVRYGLDEPIWVQYFVWLRDLLTGDLGYSLLFSMPVATLLKDAIPNTILLAISAMGLSILISVPLAVLAFRFYARPLDLIIRFGSFFGITIPTIWLSLIFIYIFSVKLSLIPIHTTGLTGLILPSLVLSFYYMGLYVRRLRGALLEEHQKDYVTGARALGLSDSRILWRYIMPNALPNIITMFGLSFGSLLGGTVVIEAIFGWRGMGFLMVEAIKNNDFTLMQAYVLWGAGIFILVNLAADILCLWLNPKVREQEVG from the coding sequence ATGGCACAAATCCTCCTGCGTCGTCTCTTGATGATGCTCGTCATCCTCTTTTTGCTCTCGGTCATCACCTTCATCCTCATGCACACGTCGGACTCCGATCCCGTGAAGCTCTACATGATTCGCTCGGGAATCATCCCGACGCCCGAGCTGATCGCGGAGGTGCGCGTGCGCTACGGACTCGACGAGCCGATCTGGGTGCAGTATTTCGTATGGCTGCGCGACCTCCTCACGGGCGATCTCGGCTACTCGCTACTCTTCTCCATGCCCGTGGCGACACTCTTAAAGGACGCGATACCAAACACGATTCTTCTGGCGATTTCGGCGATGGGGCTTTCAATCCTCATCTCCGTGCCGCTCGCAGTTCTCGCATTTCGCTTCTATGCGCGGCCGCTCGATCTCATCATTCGCTTCGGCTCGTTCTTTGGTATCACGATACCAACGATCTGGCTGTCTTTGATCTTCATCTACATCTTCTCGGTCAAGCTGTCCCTGATACCAATCCATACGACGGGACTCACGGGGCTGATTCTGCCGTCTCTCGTACTCTCCTTCTACTACATGGGGCTGTATGTGCGCCGCCTGCGCGGTGCGCTCCTCGAAGAGCATCAAAAGGACTATGTGACGGGCGCGCGCGCCCTCGGGCTTTCCGATTCGCGCATCCTCTGGCGCTACATCATGCCGAACGCGCTGCCGAACATCATCACGATGTTCGGCCTGTCCTTTGGCAGCCTCTTGGGCGGTACGGTCGTCATCGAGGCGATCTTCGGCTGGCGCGGCATGGGATTTCTGATGGTCGAGGCCATAAAGAACAACGACTTCACGCTCATGCAGGCCTACGTCCTCTGGGGCGCGGGCATCTTCATCCTCGTCAACCTCGCGGCGGACATCCTCTGCCTGTGGCTCAATCCCAAGGTGCGCGAACAGGAGGTGGGCTGA
- the vapB gene encoding type II toxin-antitoxin system antitoxin VapB has translation METAKLFRNGQNQAVRLPPRFRFSGDEVFIQQLGEAVLLVPKNDVWKTFLNGIHSFSEDFFEHGRDVEIISPREVL, from the coding sequence ATGGAAACAGCAAAATTATTCCGAAATGGGCAAAACCAAGCCGTTCGCTTACCCCCAAGATTCCGTTTCAGTGGCGATGAAGTATTCATTCAACAGCTCGGTGAGGCTGTTCTCCTTGTCCCAAAGAATGATGTCTGGAAAACTTTTCTCAATGGTATTCACAGCTTCTCCGAGGATTTCTTTGAACATGGCAGAGATGTAGAAATCATTTCACCGAGGGAAGTCCTATGA
- a CDS encoding YibE/F family protein produces MKIQPQPRRLGAFLSFCFLIALALYGLFHLPGGEGDDPPTCKAQILAVEESANDMEKFAPGSEKYYVTIRLESGPNEGEEARIVHRTLNNPAFDIHPKEGENILVREEHGSYAIVDYDRLPGVLWLLFGFALVLILFGGITGLKALLVLLFAVFLIAKGLISLILFSPTHILLWTFLIGSLITLSTQLVVNGCNMKSAGAIVGTIGGIFVAGLLALLAIHFTYLTGIAEEHAGMLKVLYLKDVDFRELLFSGIVLGALGAVMDVAVSIASAQCEMKNLAPKTSFTVLVASGLAVGRDVMGTMANTLVLAYIGGALPLMLLLFSQPNLSFVHVANLDMIATEIVRSLIGSIGLLFAIPITAYATAFLVTRPAPKERLHRRMPQEHSQE; encoded by the coding sequence ATGAAAATCCAGCCGCAACCGCGCCGTTTGGGCGCATTCCTTTCCTTTTGCTTTCTCATTGCCCTCGCTCTCTACGGGCTTTTCCACCTGCCGGGCGGCGAGGGGGACGATCCGCCGACGTGCAAGGCACAGATTCTCGCCGTCGAGGAGAGCGCGAACGATATGGAGAAGTTCGCGCCGGGCAGCGAGAAATATTATGTGACGATCCGTCTCGAATCCGGACCCAACGAGGGCGAGGAGGCGCGCATCGTCCACCGCACGCTCAACAATCCGGCCTTTGACATCCATCCGAAGGAGGGCGAGAATATCCTCGTGCGCGAGGAACACGGCTCCTATGCCATCGTCGACTACGACCGTCTGCCCGGCGTGCTGTGGCTGCTCTTCGGCTTCGCGCTCGTCCTCATCCTCTTCGGCGGCATAACGGGGCTCAAGGCTCTTCTCGTGCTGCTCTTCGCCGTCTTCCTCATCGCCAAGGGGCTCATATCGCTGATCCTCTTCTCGCCGACGCACATCCTCTTGTGGACGTTCCTCATTGGCTCTCTCATCACGCTCAGCACCCAGCTCGTCGTCAACGGCTGCAATATGAAGTCGGCGGGCGCGATCGTCGGCACGATCGGCGGCATCTTCGTCGCAGGCCTGCTCGCTCTCCTCGCCATCCACTTCACCTACCTGACGGGAATTGCCGAGGAGCACGCAGGCATGCTCAAGGTATTGTATCTGAAGGATGTCGATTTTCGCGAACTGCTCTTTTCGGGCATCGTCCTCGGCGCACTCGGCGCGGTCATGGACGTCGCCGTTTCCATCGCGTCCGCGCAGTGCGAGATGAAAAACCTCGCGCCCAAGACATCGTTCACCGTGCTCGTCGCTTCGGGACTCGCCGTCGGCCGCGACGTCATGGGCACGATGGCGAACACGCTCGTGCTCGCCTATATCGGCGGCGCACTGCCTTTAATGCTGCTGCTCTTCTCGCAGCCAAACCTCTCCTTCGTGCACGTCGCGAACCTCGACATGATCGCAACCGAGATCGTGCGCTCGCTCATCGGCAGCATCGGATTGCTCTTCGCCATTCCCATCACGGCGTATGCGACGGCGTTCCTCGTGACGCGGCCTGCGCCGAAAGAGCGCCTGCACAGGAGAATGCCGCAGGAACATTCGCAAGAATAA
- a CDS encoding ABC transporter permease, producing MGLFFSRMRRDPLFCVLAALLLLWIAAMFAVPPFLPYDAYTNDMGARLLPPSAEHILGTDQLGRDLLSRVLVGGQASLSASLVSGILSAVFGIGVGAAMALTRGRMQLISTGIVDFFLAFPSRVFLVALLGFLGPNVGNVILAVFITTWAEYARIVRTIVRTEREKPYVRYADASGIPFSRRLFRYVLPNVVPQMFVFFFQHLSDIVLVVAGLSLIGIGIQPPTPEWGMLLMGSKDYMQTAPWLLMFPGLAIFITVILFSLMGDELRDIFEPRWERRGEKS from the coding sequence ATGGGACTCTTCTTCTCGCGCATGAGGCGCGACCCGCTCTTCTGCGTGCTCGCAGCGCTCCTTCTCCTGTGGATCGCCGCGATGTTCGCCGTGCCGCCCTTCCTTCCCTACGACGCCTATACGAACGACATGGGCGCACGCCTCCTGCCGCCGTCGGCAGAGCACATCCTCGGTACGGATCAGCTCGGGCGCGACCTTCTCTCGCGCGTCCTCGTCGGCGGTCAGGCGAGCCTTTCGGCGTCCCTTGTGAGCGGCATCCTCTCTGCCGTCTTCGGCATCGGCGTCGGCGCGGCGATGGCTCTGACGCGCGGCCGCATGCAGCTCATCTCGACGGGAATCGTCGACTTCTTCCTCGCCTTTCCGAGCCGCGTCTTCCTCGTCGCGCTCCTCGGCTTCCTGGGGCCGAACGTCGGCAACGTCATCCTCGCCGTCTTCATCACGACGTGGGCGGAGTATGCACGCATCGTGCGCACGATCGTTCGCACGGAGCGCGAGAAGCCTTACGTGCGCTACGCTGACGCGTCGGGCATCCCGTTTTCGCGGCGGCTCTTTCGCTATGTGCTGCCGAACGTCGTGCCGCAGATGTTCGTCTTCTTCTTCCAGCACTTGAGCGACATCGTGCTCGTCGTCGCGGGACTGTCGCTCATCGGCATCGGCATCCAGCCGCCGACGCCCGAATGGGGCATGCTCCTCATGGGATCGAAGGACTACATGCAGACGGCGCCGTGGCTCTTGATGTTCCCCGGACTTGCCATCTTCATCACGGTCATCCTCTTCAGCCTCATGGGCGACGAACTGCGCGACATCTTCGAGCCGCGCTGGGAAAGGAGGGGGGAGAAATCATGA
- a CDS encoding nicotinate phosphoribosyltransferase yields MAQFESRNITMMMDLYELTMAYGYFREGEEARKARASFDVFFRRHPDGGGFSIFAGLEQIVEYIEAMHFSPDDIEYLRSLSLFDEDFLDYLAHYRFTGDIRAFREGTIMYPEEPILTVTAPIIDAQLVETALLAEINHQSLIATKTRRIVRAAGGRIVSDFGARRAHNVDAAVYGARAAYIGGAASTATVLAGQLFGIPVSGTMAHSWVMYYDDEYTAFKKYAETYPDNAVFLVDTYDVIHSGIPNAIRAAKDVLDPLGKRLKGVRIDSGDLAYLSKRVRTMLDAAGLSDCKIIASNSLDEYTISSILNAQGGKIDGFGVGERLITSKSEPVFGAVYKLAAVEKDGEILAKIKVSETVEKITNPGRKKVYRIYDAEGHAIADLLTLADETPDMTKPYRYIDPKKPWKHRFFTNCTARELQEDVIKNGKFVSKQPPLEEIRAYVKAQLDREIWQEEQRFENPHTHYLDMSPAYYEMKLALLNEMQQY; encoded by the coding sequence ATGGCACAGTTTGAATCGCGCAACATCACGATGATGATGGATCTCTATGAGCTGACGATGGCCTACGGCTATTTCCGCGAGGGCGAGGAGGCTAGAAAAGCACGCGCCTCCTTCGACGTCTTCTTCCGCCGCCACCCCGACGGCGGCGGCTTTTCCATCTTCGCGGGGCTTGAGCAGATCGTCGAGTACATCGAGGCGATGCACTTCTCGCCGGATGACATCGAGTATCTGCGCTCGCTCTCGCTCTTCGACGAGGACTTCCTCGACTACCTCGCGCACTACCGCTTCACAGGCGACATCCGCGCGTTTCGCGAGGGCACGATCATGTACCCCGAAGAGCCGATCCTCACCGTGACCGCGCCCATCATCGACGCGCAGCTCGTCGAGACGGCGCTCCTCGCCGAGATCAACCACCAGTCGCTCATCGCGACGAAGACGCGCCGCATCGTGCGAGCGGCAGGCGGGCGCATCGTTTCCGACTTCGGCGCACGCCGCGCACACAACGTCGACGCCGCCGTCTACGGCGCACGCGCCGCCTACATCGGCGGCGCGGCCTCGACGGCGACGGTGCTCGCGGGTCAGCTCTTCGGCATCCCCGTCAGCGGCACGATGGCGCACAGCTGGGTCATGTACTATGACGACGAATACACGGCATTCAAGAAGTATGCCGAGACGTACCCCGACAATGCCGTCTTCCTCGTCGATACCTACGACGTCATACACTCGGGCATTCCGAACGCCATTCGCGCCGCCAAGGACGTGCTCGATCCGCTGGGCAAAAGGCTCAAGGGCGTGCGCATCGACTCGGGCGACCTCGCCTACCTCTCCAAGCGCGTGCGCACCATGCTCGACGCGGCGGGGCTTTCCGACTGCAAGATCATCGCCTCGAACAGCCTCGACGAGTATACGATCTCCTCGATCCTCAACGCGCAGGGCGGCAAGATCGACGGCTTCGGCGTGGGCGAACGCCTGATCACGTCGAAGAGCGAGCCGGTCTTCGGCGCGGTCTACAAGCTCGCCGCCGTCGAAAAGGACGGCGAGATTCTCGCGAAAATCAAAGTCTCCGAAACGGTCGAGAAGATCACGAACCCCGGCAGGAAAAAGGTCTACCGCATCTACGACGCCGAAGGCCACGCCATCGCCGACCTCCTGACGCTCGCCGACGAAACGCCCGACATGACGAAGCCCTATCGCTACATCGACCCCAAGAAGCCGTGGAAGCACCGCTTCTTCACGAACTGCACGGCGCGCGAGCTGCAGGAAGATGTCATCAAGAACGGCAAATTCGTGTCGAAGCAGCCCCCGCTCGAAGAGATCCGCGCCTACGTCAAGGCGCAGCTCGACCGCGAGATCTGGCAGGAGGAGCAGCGCTTCGAAAACCCGCACACGCACTACCTCGACATGAGCCCCGCCTACTACGAGATGAAGCTCGCACTTTTGAATGAGATGCAGCAGTATTGA